Sequence from the Mixophyes fleayi isolate aMixFle1 chromosome 4, aMixFle1.hap1, whole genome shotgun sequence genome:
CATTCCAGATGGTTAAGAAAGAGTGCTAAACTGACTGCAATGTCCCAGGTAGATGATGTGTAATAAGATGCAGAAAGTGAGAGTAAAAGCTTCAGGGGGCTGAACAGGCTAGATGGTGGGAGGGGTAAAGAtttcagcagtctaaaatgcaACAATCTCATAGTTAGACATTACTTTGCATGAAGAACTCTGTTCCTCTGGCACACAAGGGCATTGGCAGTGTGGTAGATCTTGCCATCATTCTGGTAGTGCTCTCATGGGCCAGAGAAACAGTATTCCCCATTCAAATTATAggcgcagcacggtggctaagtggttagcacttctgcctcacagcactgggatcatgagttcaattcttgaccatggccttatctgtgtggagtttgtatgttctccccatgtttgcgtgggtttcctccggtttcctgccacactccaaaaaacatactagtagattaattgactgctatcaaaattgcccctagtcaatctttctgtgtgtatattagagaatttaaattgtaagccccaatggggcaaggactgatgtgagtgagttctctgtacaacactatggaatcagtggtgctatataaataaatggtgacgatgatgatgaaaagtaatATCCGATTGCTTTTTACATTGGGAACAGGCCGTTCTGGCCTATTTAACTAGTACTGGTGTTGTGCACTATACCATATAAAGGACATATAAAGCCTTGATTTAGATGTTGAATCCAATAAGGGATGTCATCATATCAAAATATAATAACAACTTAATCTGTTCAAATgcaacattaaaaatgtaaattctgtTTAATTTTACACAACACGTTACCAGACCATAATTTGACAACCGTTCTTGTTATAGAGCACACAAGGACTAGGTGGCGCAGCACCATGTTTAATGCCTCTGGGTGATTAATAATCAGTTAAAAAGAGAGATagtttttaaatgcatttcatCTCTTAATTATACATATTCAGAACCTGCTGATGCATATTTAAGTAGTCTGAGAGTTGTGTCCATGCTAAGTCTGTGATGAGTGAAACGTGGGGAGTAAACTGTAATAACAGGTGATTTATAACGCTCCCTCTTTAATAGTGGTTCTCCATATTATACATTCAAGCTAGGTGTATATTGCTCTCTCAGCCATTTAAATAGCTGCTGACAAGTGTTGGTCCTCACGAGGTCTGTGAAGCAGACAGCAGGAATGTGTGTGAGCCCAAACCGATTCAGAACTGAGCCACAAACTTGGAATTAACATATTGGTCCCAGgattgggggaaaaaaactgcattcaagggggaggggggagggagggaaacaAAAAACCATTCTCTTCTACCCCACAAAAAAAGCTGGCCATTAATGCATCTTCCTTTTCCGACTTCCCAAACGCCTGCGTCTCTGCTTATGCAAGTGGCGGAAATTGATGGCAAGTCCTGTCAGAAGACACAACAGATTATTTTAAGATTAGTATTACTAATAAGGCATCCGTGCGTTTTGAAAGGTCAAGAACTATAAAGATGAACTCTACTCAAACGGTCCCCTATGATTTGGGTAGTTTTACAGAACAGGTTTTAttgtccaaatacaaatggtGTGTGGTGGTCTCCTTTAACTTTGGAAACAAATAGCCCTTTTTCTGAGCAGGAGCCCAGTACAAACTTCACTTTGCTCTTCATATACAGGCAGCAATATTTTACCTTTATCATGGTAATAAAAAAGGCAGCTTGCCATCGATTTAACAAAATATATGATTTGTTGACTaactatggggggggggaggttaaTGAAACGCACTGCAATTCTAGTTAATTATTGTGACCACACTGCAATACATGTGGGGAGCACTGGTGGTTTGTGTGATGGAATATTTGTATgccagaaaatgaaaataaactttaACCAGAGTCCATTCCCTAGATACATTCTTGTATTGGCATTCACTGATAAATAAAAAGGAAGATGGACAGTGGAATAACACATTTCTCTTTCTGTTATCAAcctatttattgtattattaccaAGCTGCAGGCATGATACTGTAAGTTTAGAACAATTCCGTGTTATTCCTCTCCATCCAGCTGCTGAGGCAGCGCAGCTCACCTGTTAGAGCAGCTTCTTCATGTATGCTATGTATCATTCTTAATCcattaaattcaaataaaaaagaaatacaattaaaatgaaaaagtacATTATGACAATAAACTCACCCCAAACTACGAGGATCAGGTAGAGAacaagaaagacagaaaaactgatGTTCACATCCAAGGGTGATGGAAGCTGGAGGCTAAATGTCCCAGTCTCTGTAAAGATTGGCATTGACAGGACGATGGAAGCAGCTGTAGGATGAGAGGTTAGTTTAGTACTCTAATTAGATTAATGTTTATGACTCTTCTAGGGAAAATAGGAAGAAACATCTCACTGAGCACTGAAAGACGATGGGGAAAATAAGACTGACCACATCATTGTCTCAGGCTTgaaggaaagagaggggggaTTAAGACCTGACCTGGCAGAACTTGCCTCTATGTAACTTGTTCCTAGTAAACAGATTATTTATTTGCCCAGTGTGTAAGTGACAGGCACACTTATAGTAATGCTTATAAGGATAGAATGTGAACAGAGACCATTAAATAGTCCTCTGTAAACTTACTTTTTGATTAAAACattcttttctgtttttaatataCAAGTATAGGGGACAATGTGACAACTTAGTCCTCTGAAAATTGGAATGCAAATGTTTGTTTACAAAACCATTCTGTGCAGTAGTGTTCTGCTAATCTAGGTTATCCCATACCTTCTGCCAAAGTTCCTAGTGGGTAGAGTGGGATCCAGATAGTGTACCTGACCCAGGTAAGCAGCTTCCACTCCATGTCTAAGCAGGCCAGCATGTAGAATGGGTACCTGGTGACAAGGGAAGGGTCACTAACAATGCTTGGACTATATGTAGCTGTAGCACAAATCACACTGATATACTGGTtcattatattacatacatatatagtaaGGGATCTCACAAAAACATCAACATGAGAGGAAACTGTAAATAGAAAAGTGAAGAACAGAATGTATACGAGAACAGCACATTGCACCCCACACACTGCTTGTGAGAATGGGCCTAACTATATAGAACTAATGTGTatcttttctgcacagaaaacgcTACACATATACTGTGAATAACACAAAGCTgataaaagctgaaagtgtagAAATATGGTGATAACCATTAAGTGTGTGTGGTAATCAATAAACAATATAATCTAGTATTTATTCTGTCCCACAAATCCAAAGATACATTTCTGAGGATGATTTTACTGTTGTATTAGAAAATACTGGTcattgaaaaattaaaaatgtgtaaaCTGTATATCTGGGTCAAACACTGGTTGGCATTAACCTTCCACTGTCCTAGTATCAGTAACTAAATGTGCTCTAATGACCCCTCTATCCCCTGGACACACAGGCATACCTGAAGATTTCGATTGTACtccatatgtagaatataaagaagACCACACCGTTACTCTGTATCTCATCCACTTGTCCAAGAATGATAAAGAGTATAAAGTTCCTTCCTAGCACCTGAGTGATTCAGAAAAGATAATGTTTGTGCTGTGTATGCAGAACTTGGCTATCCTATCAGCCAGTCCTTCACTACATGAAGTACAGACTACTGAGACACAGCTGGGCATAGCATATTTATTCACTAGTATTTTCATTGTTGGGAAGGAGAAGCTTATAGCCTGTACTGCACAGTTAGAAAACACACATTATGAATTAAAGGATAACTACATCCATAAACAAAAATGTAGTTTTAGGTGGTTGGGTGTAGTGTTTCTGCCTTGACTAATTTCATACAGTCTGAGCAGAAAGAGGAAAGTACACCTGTTATACCGGGCAGAGACCCTGGCGGATTTTATAAATGGCAAGTtattaaaaaaaggttttattttatttaaacctcCACCCACAACAATTTTTTAGTTGTGTAGGGGTTATCTTTTAAATACTTTACCGGCAAATGAGTAATAATCTCTATTTTTCAACAGGACACAATTTTTATACAGGATCACAGATTTTGGGAACAGGTCATAGCCCTCCCACCccctaaaatctgccagccagcACAACTTAAAATCTAATTTTAGGGCAATGGGACAGTGTGATTTTGGAGATGCTACTTAGTCTTTGAGATAATAACCACCTCCTCCAGCTATTCTATTATGGTTTTTACATCAGCACAAATAGCCACTTAATGTTTTACGTTGAAATAACGTGGAAAAGAATACCTGTATGCCCGCAACATAACGACACAGATAAGGTGGATAGGTTTGGCCGATTACTTGTATCTGAAATGTGAAAACATGCATTTGGAGTCGCTGCATAATCTGTCTCATAATACCTGGACCACTGCCGGCAAGACTCCTGTTTTCACCAATCCTATTAAGGGATTTATAATCTCCAAAACAGCCAGGGTCTGGCAGAAATACATCATGTCAGCCATTGTGTGAAATGTGTCATAGAAAGAGTCTGAAAGGAGAGAAACAATAGCAGATATCAGGCCATATACCCCTGGTTGACAACTGTTCCCAATGAAGATgcatcattaaaataaaaaaatatctttcaGCTTTTGTAACATTTATGGAAACTGTCCTAAAaaggtaactgtgtagaaaagtTGCCCTCAGGAATCAGACGTTTGCTTTCATTTGGGAAACCCTACTAAACGACACAGGTGAATAGACTCCTTAATATAAGCTTTGACCTGCCATACTGAGCTCAGAACACTGCTCAATAAGTGTTCACTGCAAGGAATAGGAAAGACAATGGGAGACGATGGTTACTGAAGCAGAACAATCTGTGTATAGACAAATCAGTGAGTTTATATAAGGGAACTGCAATACCTGGCGAGTGAGGATGTCCATTTCATGTCATAAAAGGGCATCGCGGACAGTTCCGATATTTGCCCCCCTGGTATGGATTTCCCTTCTCGTTGTAATATTTACTAGAAACTATGCCTGCTTGGTATACTGAATATAAGCAATAGAACTGTGACATTTCTCTTTATCTGTGT
This genomic interval carries:
- the HACD3 gene encoding very-long-chain (3R)-3-hydroxyacyl-CoA dehydratase 3 gives rise to the protein MMTLTPQVYWAQRHHELYLRVELSDVQNPDINITDNVLNFKALGHGAKGVNTYMFSLEFLEPVKAKVQQRSTQRHVTITVKKSENRWWPRLTKQERKPLFLSPDFDRWIDESDAEMELREKEEERISKIRTESRVREDPFLYVKRGYLFMYNLVQFLGFSWIFVNMTIRLFILGKDSFYDTFHTMADMMYFCQTLAVLEIINPLIGLVKTGVLPAVVQVLGRNFILFIILGQVDEIQSNGVVFFIFYIWSTIEIFRYPFYMLACLDMEWKLLTWVRYTIWIPLYPLGTLAEAASIVLSMPIFTETGTFSLQLPSPLDVNISFSVFLVLYLILVVWGLAINFRHLHKQRRRRLGSRKRKMH